One Tubulanus polymorphus chromosome 5, tnTubPoly1.2, whole genome shotgun sequence DNA segment encodes these proteins:
- the LOC141906356 gene encoding uncharacterized protein LOC141906356 gives MEEGGLRTDSIVVSEEGKRYEETVLNDFDLEVMNSLKTFYNTPHELLRIAIPALISLALCPLTLYLHPVLVKVFWPPSEFPELPNINDAIGCFLMPAGLVYATSFGFAFQSALNKQYEIYNRITSELSLIDQIVTLTTKLAVSSKEVGLDILKAAKAEAIFMVLQITDNEPEDFKHKPVENIKVEIWSVIDKLKTLTPIHDNFDEVVNRILVEKITTHIMQLNSICSDRMGAWHMRIPPLKWMFLETLGFFSFFGVLLLTTESYILELSMCIITVFSISLLCYVVSDFDSPFSGFFRVDLGVLDDVITRIDEMYKLKSRGDETIWYYPAKKKPESLFTRCISKFK, from the exons ATGGAAGAAGGTGGATTGAGGACGGACAGTATCGTCGTGTCTGAGGAGGGAAAAAGATACGAAGAGACTGTGTTAAACGATTTTGATTTAGAAGTTATGAATTCCTTGAAGACTTTCTACAACACGCCGCATGAATTACTAAGAATCGCGATACCGGCGCTTATATCCCTCGCTCTGTGTCCGTTGACATTATACCTCCATCCCGTATTGGTGAAGGTTTTCTGGCCACCGTCTGAGTTTCCCGAATTACCAAATATCAACGATGCCATTGGCTGTTTCCTCATGCCGGCCGGTCTGGTTTACGCTACTTCGTTCGGTTTCGCTTTTCAATCGGCTTTGAACaaacaatatgaaatatataaccgaATTACCTCCGAACTGTCTCTGATAGATCAAATCGTAACCCTCACAACGAAATTAGCCGTTTCCAGTAAAGAGGTCGGACTCGATATACTGAAAGCGGCGAAAGCTGAAGCCATATTTATGGTTCTACAAATTACTGATAACGAACCAGAAGATTTCAAACACAAACCAGTAGAAAATATCAAAG ttgagATCTGGTCGGTCATCGATAAACTGAAAACTCTGACTCCGATACATGACAATTTCGATGAAGTTGTCAATCGAATTCTCGTTGAGAAAATTACAACGCACATCATGCAATTAAACAGCATCTGTTCAGACCGGATGGGCGCTTGGCACATGCGCATACCGCCGTTAAA gtGGATGTTTCTAGAAACTCTTGGTTTCTTCAGCTTTTTCGGAGTTTTGTTGCTGACCACGGAATCATACATTCTTGAACTGTCAATGTGCATCATCACTGTGTTCAGTATCTCACTACTTTGTTACGTTGTGTCCGACTTTGATTCGCCGTTCAGCGGATTTTTCCGCGTAGATTTGGGCGTgctcgatgacgtcatcacccGTATCGACGAGATGTACAAACTGAAGTCACGTGGTGATGAGACGATCTGGTACTATCCGGCGAAGAAAAAACCTGAAAGTCTCTTCACAAGATGCAtatctaaattcaaataa
- the LOC141906357 gene encoding uncharacterized protein LOC141906357, whose amino-acid sequence MVTGGYKFWNSERSPHILHSSTLVNCAIVRDIEEIMAILKFLLIVAVVFVTFNMISSSEMPPTEPESRSIEKPKSYYASEPESESTPEPEGESTPEPYAEQRPADYQILVPPILLMVVIGIALFILSSSNHKRVYCKKKSIEDNDEIATPIEMVYSKKDSLEGETDGGLRTGSIVVSEEGKRYEETALNDFDLEVINSLKTFYNVPSELLRIALPALISLALCPITLYLYPPLVRIFWPPSDFTRIPDINDAINCFLAPAGLVYATSFGFAFQSALNKQHEIYNRITSELSLIDHIATLASKLAVPTKQAGLDILKAVKAEAIFMVLQITDNEPEDFKHKPEEDIKVKIWSIIDVLKTLKPENGFDEAVNRVLVQDIITNIMVLNSICSDRMGAWHRRIPPLKWMFLEALGFFSYFGVLLLTTKSYILELVMCVITVFSISLLCYVVSDFDSPFSGFFRVDLGVLDDVITRIDEMYKLKCRDDETIWYYPAKKKPERFFTKCLSKF is encoded by the exons ATGGTGACGGGTGGTTACAAATTCTGGAATTCCGAAAGGTCACCACACATTCTACACAGTTCAACTCTCGTTAATTGTGCAATTGTGAGGGATATCGAGGAAATCATGGCCATCCTGAAGTTCCTCCTAATCGTTGCCGTTGTCTTCGTGACATTCAATATGATTTCGTCGAGTGAAATGCCACCGACTGAACCAGAAAGTCGTTCTATCGAGAAACCGAAGAGTTATTATGCCAGTGAACCAGAAAGTGAATCAACGCCTGAACCAGAAGGCGAAAGTACTCCGGAACCATATGCAGAACAACGACCTGCAGATTACCAAATATTAGTTCCACCTATCCTATTGATGGTAGTTATAGGCATTG CACTATTCATTCTATCGTCATCGAATCATAAACGTGTCTACTGTAAAAAGAAGTCAATCGAAGACAACGATGAGATCGCAACGCCAATAGAAATGGTTTATTCGAAAAAAGATTCGTTGGAGGGGGAAACTGATGGTGGATTGAGGACGGGCAGTATCGTCGTGTCTGAGGAGGGGAAACGGTACGAAGAGACTGCGTTAAACGATTTTGATTTAGAGGTTATTAATTCCTTGAAGACCTTTTACAATGTGCCTTCGGAATTGTTAAGAATCGCTTTACCGGCGCTTATATCCCTCGCTTTATGTCCTATTACTTTGTATCTTTACCCCCCGTTGGTGAGGATTTTCTGGCCACCGTCAGACTTCACGCGAATCCCGGACATCAACGACGCTATCAATTGCTTCCTGGCACCGGCCGGTCTGGTTTACGCTACTTCGTTCGGTTTCGCTTTTCAATCGGCTTTGAACAAACAACACGAGATATACAACCGAATCACCTCCGAACTGTCTCTGATAGATCACATTGCGACCCTGGCATCGAAACTAGCAGTACCCACGAAGCAAGCAGGACTCGATATACTGAAAGCGGTGAAAGCTGAAGCCATATTTATGGTTCTACAAATTACTGATAACGAACCAGAAGATTTCAAACATAAACCCGAGGAAGATATCAAAG TTAAGATTTGGTCAATTATCGACGTTTTGAAAACATTGAAGCcggaaaatggttttgatGAAGCTGTCAATAGAGTTCTCGTTCAGGATATTATTACAAATATCATGGTATTAAACAGCATCTGTTCAGATCGGATGGGCGCTTGGCACAGGCGCATTCCACCGTTAAA GTGGATGTTCCTGGAAGCTCTTGGCTTCTTCAGTTATTTCGGAGTTCTGTTGCTGACCACAAAATCGTACATTCTAGAACTGGTGATGTGCGTCATCACTGTGTTCAGTATCTCACTACTCTGTTACGTTGTGTCCGACTTTGATTCGCCGTTCAGCGGATTTTTCCGCGTAGATTTGGGCGTgctcgatgacgtcatcacccGTATCGACGAGATGTACAAACTGAAGTGTCGTGACGACGAAACGATCTGGTACTATCCGGCGAAGAAAAAGCCCGAACGTTTCTTCACTAAATGTCTCTCCAAGTTCTAA
- the LOC141906358 gene encoding uncharacterized protein LOC141906358: MISTSTSAPESESPAEPESESATEPESESAAEPESESTTEPESESTTEPESESATEPESESTTEPESESPSEPESESAAEPESESPSEPESEPTTEPESESATEPESESATEPESESATEPESESATEPESESATEPESESATEPESESPSEPESESTPEVYAEQRPSDFQILAPPVMLMLVICIALYILSLCNQKTTCCKNKEAEVINCNQVSPIETVHSEQYHVNSKSFLRENVDCGAGKMKAHSITVQTEETSQTHGVLSHFDLEVIESLQTFYNGPSELLRIALPALISLALCPITLYLYPPLVRIFWPPSKFPQVPNINDAIGCFLAPAGLVYATSFGFAFQSALSKQHEIYTRITSELSLIDQIVTLTTKLAVPSKEVGLDILKAVKAEAIFMVLQITDNEPENFKHKPEEDVKVKIWSVIDNLKKLKPNKDNFDEVVNRILVEEIIGHIMELNSICSDRMGAWHTRIPPLKWMFLETLGFFSFFGVLLLTTKSYILELVMCVITVFSISLLCYVVSDFDSPFSGFFRVDLTVLDDVITRIDEMYKLKSRDDETIWYYPAKKKTKNFFKKYLFE; the protein is encoded by the exons ATGATTTCTACGAGTACCTCAGCTCCGGAAAGTGAATCACCGGCAGAACCAGAAAGTGAATCAGCAACTGAACCAGAAAGTGAATCAGCAGCTGAACCAGAAAGTGAATCAACAACTGAACCAGAAAGTGAATCAACAACTGAACCAGAAAGTGAATCAGCAACTGAACCAGAAAGTGAATCAACAACTGAACCAGAAAGTGAATCACCTTCTGAGCCGGAAAGTGAATCAGCAGCTGAACCGGAAAGTGAATCACCGTCTGAACCAGAAAGTGAACCAACAACTGAACCAGAAAGTGAATCAGCAACTGAACCAGAAAGTGAATCAGCAACTGAACCAGAAAGTGAATCAGCAACTGAACCAGAAAGTGAATCAGCAACTGAACCAGAAAGTGAATCAGCAACTGAACCAGAAAGTGAATCAGCAACTGAACCAGAAAGTGAATCACCGTCTGAACCAGAAAGTGAATCAACTCCTGAGGTTTATGCGGAGCAAAGACCTTCTGATTTCCAGATACTAGCGCCTCCTGTGATGTTGATGTTGGTTATTTGTATTG CATTATACATTCTATCGTTATGCAACCAAAAAACAACTTGCTGTAAAAACAAAGAAGCTGAAGTCATAAACTGCAATCAAGTTTCGCCGATAGAAACAGTTCACTCGGAACAGTACCATGTAAATTCCAAATCGTTCCTGCGAGAAAACGTCGACTGCGGCGCCGGTAAAATGAAGGCGCACAGCATCACAGTTCAGACTGAAGAGACATCACAAACACACGGAGTATTGAGTCATTTTGATTTAGAGGTTATTGAATCCTTACAAACATTCTATAACGGTCCTTCTGAATTGTTAAGAATCGCTTTACCGGCGCTTATATCCCTCGCTCTATGTCCTATTACTTTGTATCTTTACCCCCCGTTGGTAAGGATTTTCTGGCCACCGTCTAAATTTCCCCAAGTACCGAACATCAACGATGCTATCGGTTGCTTCCTGGCACCAGCCGGTCTGGTTTACGCGACATCCTTCGGTTTCGCTTTTCAATCGGCTTTGAGCAAgcaacatgaaatatataccCGAATTACCTCCGAACTGTCTCTGATAGATCAAATCGTAACATTGACAACTAAACTGGCAGTTCCGAGTAAAGAGGTCGGACTCGATATACTGAAAGCGGTGAAAGCTGAAGCCATATTTATGGTTCTTCAAATTACTGATAACGAACCAGAAAACTTCAAACATAAACCCGAGGAAGATGTCAAAG TTAAGATCTGGTCGGTCATTGACAATCTGAAAAAGTTGAAACCAAACAAAGATAATTTTGACGAGGTCGTCAATCGAATTCTAGTCGAGGAAATAATTGGTCACATAATGGAACTAAACAGTATCTGTTCAGATCGGATGGGCGCTTGGCACACACGCATTCCACCGTTAAA GTGGATGTTTCTGGAAACTCTTGGCTTCTTCAGTTTTTTCGGAGTTTTGTTGCTGACCACAAAATCGTACATTCTAGAACTGGTGATGTGCGTCATCACTGTGTTCAGTATCTCACTACTCTGTTACGTTGTGTCCGACTTTGATTCGCCGTTCAGCGGATTTTTCCGCGTAGACCTAACCGTactcgatgacgtcatcacccGTATCGACGAGATGTACAAACTGAAGTCACGTGACGACGAAACGATCTGGTACTATCCGgcgaagaaaaaaacaaaaaatttcttcaaaaaatatcTCTTCGAATAG